Proteins from one Fusobacterium sp. SYSU M8D902 genomic window:
- a CDS encoding electron transfer flavoprotein subunit alpha/FixB family protein, whose translation MKLTDTKNIMVYVETADKAPVNCALEALGKASEIASSRGEEVIAVLIGKDLERATDLSIQAGADKVIIVDRDCNQVEAYRSILLEVIKKYKPSVVMAGATPLGKDLTPVLAMRFESGCAVDVIDIKITDDKFVMTCPVYGGTVLNDIVIKESPIVMTIRSGAFSKVIDSSRKGEIIKEDISVPESTLLTKVLEAVKEIGEQVNLEEAEVIVSGGRGMGSKENFELVKKLADVCGGVVGATRPAIEDEWVPRSHQVGQSGKIVSPKLYIACGISGATQHLSGMVGSEYIVAINKDEDAPIFDVADVGIVGDAIKVVPLLIEEIKKIKAM comes from the coding sequence ATGAAACTTACTGATACAAAAAATATAATGGTATATGTTGAGACAGCAGATAAAGCTCCTGTAAATTGTGCTTTAGAGGCTCTTGGAAAGGCGAGTGAAATTGCTAGTTCAAGAGGAGAAGAGGTCATTGCTGTTTTGATAGGAAAAGATTTAGAAAGAGCTACAGACCTTAGCATTCAAGCTGGAGCAGATAAAGTTATTATTGTAGATAGGGATTGTAATCAAGTAGAGGCATATAGAAGTATTTTACTTGAAGTGATAAAAAAATATAAGCCATCAGTTGTTATGGCAGGGGCAACTCCACTAGGAAAGGATTTAACTCCTGTTTTAGCTATGAGATTTGAAAGTGGTTGTGCTGTTGATGTAATAGATATAAAAATAACTGATGATAAATTTGTAATGACTTGTCCTGTATATGGAGGAACAGTATTAAATGATATTGTTATTAAAGAATCTCCAATTGTAATGACAATTCGTTCAGGAGCTTTTTCCAAGGTAATTGATAGTAGTAGAAAAGGTGAGATTATAAAAGAAGATATTTCAGTTCCTGAGTCTACTCTATTGACAAAGGTTTTAGAAGCAGTAAAAGAGATAGGAGAGCAAGTTAATCTTGAAGAAGCAGAAGTAATAGTTTCTGGTGGACGTGGAATGGGATCAAAAGAAAATTTTGAACTTGTAAAAAAACTAGCTGATGTTTGTGGTGGGGTTGTAGGAGCAACTAGACCAGCTATAGAAGATGAATGGGTTCCTCGTTCTCATCAAGTAGGTCAATCTGGAAAAATTGTTTCCCCTAAATTATACATTGCTTGTGGTATTTCAGGGGCTACTCAACATTTATCAGGAATGGTTGGATCTGAATATATAGTTGCAATAAATAAAGATGAAGATGCACCTATATTTGATGTAGCTGATGTAGGTATTGTAGGAGATGCTATTAAAGTTGTGCCATTACTTATAGAAGAGATAAAAAAAATAAAAGCTATGTAA
- a CDS encoding electron transfer flavoprotein subunit beta/FixA family protein: MEILVCIKQVPDDSVEINLNSSTGKPNLEGVTQIVNAFDTYALEMATRLKEKVGGEITVVSIGDESVKNSLKNCLAVGGDRAFLVKDDSESLDPKSVSKFLIKAKEDIEANLGKKFDIIFCGKEATDYALGQVGLLVADELSLPVVTNVVDIETEGESAKIRQETEDGYNILEASLPCVVTVQKPNYEPRYPTIKTKMAARKKTIDELQPAEKPENTVEVVRVFEPVKRSAGVKIKTETAEEAVEQAIKLMTEAKVF, translated from the coding sequence ATGGAAATATTAGTTTGTATTAAACAAGTTCCTGATGATTCAGTAGAGATAAATCTTAATTCATCAACAGGTAAACCAAATTTAGAAGGAGTTACTCAAATAGTTAATGCCTTTGATACCTATGCTCTTGAAATGGCAACTCGTCTAAAGGAAAAAGTAGGTGGAGAGATCACTGTAGTTTCTATAGGGGATGAAAGTGTAAAAAACTCTCTTAAAAACTGTCTTGCTGTAGGTGGAGATAGAGCTTTTCTTGTAAAAGATGATTCTGAATCTCTTGATCCAAAATCTGTATCTAAATTTTTAATAAAGGCAAAAGAGGATATAGAAGCAAATCTTGGTAAAAAATTTGATATTATTTTCTGTGGAAAAGAAGCTACAGACTATGCATTGGGACAAGTTGGGCTATTGGTAGCAGATGAACTTTCTCTTCCTGTGGTTACAAATGTAGTAGATATTGAGACAGAGGGAGAAAGTGCTAAAATAAGACAGGAAACTGAGGATGGATACAATATACTAGAGGCTTCACTTCCTTGTGTTGTAACAGTTCAAAAACCTAATTATGAGCCAAGATATCCAACTATAAAAACTAAGATGGCTGCTAGAAAAAAAACTATTGATGAACTTCAACCAGCTGAAAAACCAGAAAATACTGTGGAAGTTGTCAGAGTATTTGAACCTGTTAAACGTTCAGCAGGGGTTAAAATAAAAACTGAAACTGCTGAAGAGGCAGTTGAACAGGCAATAAAATTAATGACAGAGGCTAAAGTATTTTAG
- a CDS encoding acyl-CoA dehydrogenase family protein, with protein sequence MAYLISEEAQDLLQDVKNFCEKEVVEQCKEYDKTGEWPKEIYEKAIEQGYQALEVPEEYGGPGLSRVDVAALIEQMAIADAGFATTISASGLGMKPVLIAGSDELKKRACDLILEGGFGAFCLTEPGAGSDAGAGKTTAVKDGDYYVLNGRKCFITNGAVASFYCVTAMTDKSAGVKGISMFFVEAGTPGVSTGKEEDKMGIRTSNTCDVVFEDCRIPAKNLIGAEGKGFSIAMKTLDQARTWMGCVATGIAQRGINEAIKYGKERVQFGKPIIKNQAIQFKIADMQIKTETARQMVAHALTKMDMGLPHSMESAIAKCYASDIAMQVASEAIQIFGGYGYSREYPVEKLLRDAKIFQIFEGTNEVQRIVVANNTIGR encoded by the coding sequence ATGGCATATTTAATATCAGAGGAAGCTCAAGATTTATTACAAGACGTTAAAAATTTTTGTGAAAAAGAAGTTGTAGAGCAATGTAAAGAGTATGATAAAACTGGTGAGTGGCCAAAAGAGATATATGAAAAAGCGATAGAGCAAGGTTATCAAGCTTTGGAAGTTCCTGAAGAATATGGTGGACCAGGACTTAGTAGAGTAGATGTAGCAGCACTTATAGAACAGATGGCTATTGCTGATGCAGGATTTGCAACTACAATATCTGCTAGTGGGCTTGGAATGAAGCCAGTTTTGATAGCTGGTTCAGATGAATTAAAAAAACGTGCTTGTGATCTAATACTTGAAGGAGGATTTGGAGCATTTTGTTTAACAGAGCCAGGGGCAGGTTCAGATGCTGGAGCAGGAAAAACTACTGCAGTTAAAGATGGAGATTACTATGTATTAAATGGTAGAAAATGCTTTATAACAAATGGAGCAGTGGCGTCTTTCTATTGTGTTACAGCTATGACTGATAAATCAGCAGGAGTAAAAGGTATATCAATGTTCTTTGTTGAAGCTGGAACTCCTGGAGTAAGTACAGGTAAAGAAGAGGATAAAATGGGTATACGTACTTCTAATACTTGTGATGTTGTATTTGAAGATTGTCGTATTCCAGCAAAAAATTTAATTGGAGCAGAAGGTAAAGGATTTTCAATAGCAATGAAAACTCTTGACCAAGCTCGTACTTGGATGGGTTGTGTAGCTACTGGTATTGCTCAGAGAGGAATAAATGAAGCTATAAAATATGGTAAAGAAAGAGTACAATTTGGAAAACCAATTATAAAAAATCAAGCAATTCAATTTAAAATAGCTGATATGCAGATAAAAACAGAGACTGCTCGTCAAATGGTTGCTCATGCTTTAACTAAAATGGATATGGGATTACCTCATAGTATGGAATCAGCAATAGCTAAGTGTTATGCATCTGATATAGCTATGCAGGTAGCTTCAGAAGCAATTCAAATATTTGGAGGTTATGGATATAGTCGTGAATATCCAGTTGAAAAGCTTTTAAGAGACGCAAAAATATTCCAAATCTTTGAAGGAACTAACGAAGTACAAAGAATAGTAGTAGCAAACAACACTATTGGAAGATAG
- a CDS encoding FAD-binding oxidoreductase, which produces MEKVVYNKVTPELIEQFKNIVPGKVHTSGDINDDYSHDEMPIYGKGMPDVVIEATTTEDIAAIVKLCYENSIPVIPRGAGTGLTGAAVAIHGGVMIDMSKMNKILSYDMENFVVHVQAGVLLNDLAEDALKQGLLYPPDPGEKFATLGGNVSTNAGGMRAVKYGCTRDYVRAMTVVLPTGEIVKLGATVSKTSTGYSLLNLMIGSEGTLGIITDLTLKLIPAPKETISLIIPYENLEDCIATVPKFFMAHLQPQALEFMEKEIVLSSERYLGKSVFPQQLEGIDIGAYLLVTFDGNSMEELEEITEAASEVVLEAGAIDVLVADTPAKKKDAWAARSSFLEAIEAETKLLDECDVVVPVNQIARYLTFVKSLEDKYDFKIKSFGHAGDGNLHIYECANDMDEEEFKKQVHEFMSTIYKEAAACGGLISGEHGIGHGKVNYLADFAGETSMRLMRDIKQVFDPKMILNPGKVCYKL; this is translated from the coding sequence ATGGAAAAAGTAGTTTATAACAAAGTTACACCTGAATTAATTGAGCAGTTTAAAAATATTGTTCCAGGAAAGGTTCATACAAGTGGAGATATCAATGATGATTATTCACATGATGAAATGCCAATTTATGGTAAGGGAATGCCAGATGTTGTGATAGAAGCTACTACAACTGAAGATATTGCTGCTATTGTAAAGTTGTGTTATGAAAATTCTATTCCTGTAATACCAAGAGGAGCTGGAACAGGACTTACAGGTGCTGCCGTAGCTATCCATGGTGGGGTTATGATAGATATGAGTAAGATGAATAAAATTTTAAGTTATGATATGGAAAATTTTGTAGTTCATGTTCAAGCTGGAGTTCTTTTAAATGATTTAGCTGAAGATGCTTTAAAACAAGGACTTTTATATCCACCTGATCCAGGAGAAAAATTTGCTACACTTGGAGGGAATGTATCTACCAATGCTGGTGGAATGAGAGCAGTAAAATATGGATGTACAAGGGACTATGTTAGAGCAATGACAGTGGTATTACCAACAGGTGAAATTGTAAAATTGGGAGCTACTGTGTCAAAGACTTCAACAGGATATAGCCTTCTTAATTTAATGATTGGTTCAGAAGGAACATTAGGTATAATAACTGATTTAACACTAAAATTAATTCCAGCACCAAAAGAAACAATAAGCTTGATTATACCATATGAAAATCTTGAGGATTGTATAGCAACTGTACCTAAATTTTTTATGGCACACTTACAACCACAAGCTTTAGAGTTTATGGAGAAAGAGATAGTATTATCTTCTGAAAGATATTTAGGAAAAAGTGTTTTTCCACAACAACTTGAAGGAATAGATATAGGAGCATATTTATTAGTAACATTTGATGGAAATAGTATGGAGGAATTAGAAGAGATAACAGAGGCAGCATCAGAAGTTGTGTTAGAAGCAGGAGCTATTGATGTTCTTGTAGCAGATACACCAGCTAAGAAAAAAGATGCTTGGGCAGCAAGAAGTTCATTCTTGGAAGCAATTGAAGCAGAAACAAAACTTCTAGATGAATGTGACGTTGTTGTTCCAGTTAATCAAATAGCTAGATATTTAACATTTGTAAAATCACTAGAAGATAAGTATGATTTCAAAATTAAAAGTTTTGGACATGCTGGTGATGGTAACTTGCATATTTATGAGTGTGCAAATGATATGGATGAAGAAGAATTTAAAAAGCAAGTTCATGAATTTATGTCAACTATATATAAAGAAGCAGCAGCATGTGGAGGACTTATTTCTGGAGAACATGGTATAGGACATGGTAAAGTAAACTATTTAGCAGATTTTGCTGGAGAGACAAGTATGCGTTTAATGAGAGATATAAAACAGGTATTTGACCCAAAAATGATTTTAAATCCTGGAAAAGTTTGTTATAAATTGTAG
- a CDS encoding L-lactate permease — translation MFMFLLAILPIIFLVVALMVLKLPGHKACPLALLITILEALFIWKQGGMDVVTGTIEGFVMAIWPICLVIIAAVFTYNLVVYTKNIEVIKNMLASVSTDKRILVLIIAWGFGAFMEGMAGFGTAVAIPAGILMGLGFDPLFAAMVCLVANTTPVAFGSIGVPEITAASIAGLNSGEIALHTIIQTSIMSVLVPFMVVYMTGLSKGKKGLEAFKGIWLITLMSGLSFTVAQYITAKFISSELPSILGSVVCMAVIIILTKMFKINNPDFNIKTEKVISSVNLKQAFIAWSPFIFVLLFLVFTSSLVPIIHKPLAAVKSSIIIYSGKGAAPYTFAWLSTPGVQIIVAAFIGGLVQKCPVKDIIAILFKTIKQMSKTVITIMSVIATAKVMGYCGMIQVIADFIVNITGSFYPFVAPFLGSVGTFVTGSATSSTVLFTKLQCTAAVVLNMSPTWLVASNVVGSTAGKIISPQSIAVATAAAGIVGKESEILTGVIKYYIIFILIYGLVTYFGVGIF, via the coding sequence ATGTTTATGTTCTTATTGGCTATATTGCCTATTATTTTTCTAGTTGTAGCATTGATGGTACTTAAATTACCAGGTCATAAAGCTTGTCCTCTCGCTCTGTTAATTACAATTTTAGAAGCTCTTTTTATTTGGAAACAGGGTGGTATGGATGTTGTAACAGGAACTATTGAAGGTTTTGTTATGGCTATATGGCCTATCTGTCTTGTAATTATTGCTGCTGTGTTTACCTATAATTTAGTTGTATATACTAAAAATATAGAGGTAATAAAGAATATGTTAGCATCAGTATCTACAGACAAACGTATTTTAGTTTTGATTATAGCTTGGGGGTTCGGAGCTTTTATGGAAGGTATGGCAGGTTTTGGTACTGCAGTTGCTATTCCAGCAGGTATATTGATGGGACTTGGTTTTGATCCACTATTTGCAGCTATGGTATGTTTGGTTGCTAATACAACACCAGTCGCTTTTGGATCTATTGGTGTTCCAGAAATTACAGCTGCTAGTATAGCAGGATTGAATTCAGGAGAAATAGCTCTACATACTATTATTCAGACATCTATAATGTCAGTTCTTGTTCCATTTATGGTAGTTTATATGACAGGACTTAGTAAAGGTAAGAAGGGATTAGAGGCATTTAAAGGAATATGGTTGATAACTTTGATGTCAGGTTTATCTTTTACAGTAGCACAATATATAACAGCTAAGTTTATTAGTTCAGAATTACCTTCTATTTTAGGATCTGTAGTTTGTATGGCTGTGATTATAATATTAACTAAGATGTTTAAAATTAATAATCCTGATTTTAATATAAAAACTGAAAAGGTTATTTCAAGTGTAAATTTGAAACAAGCATTTATAGCTTGGAGTCCATTTATATTTGTACTTTTATTTTTAGTATTCACCTCTTCACTTGTACCAATAATACATAAGCCACTAGCAGCAGTAAAAAGTAGTATAATTATTTATAGTGGAAAAGGTGCAGCACCATATACATTTGCTTGGCTCTCTACTCCTGGTGTGCAGATTATAGTAGCTGCCTTTATAGGTGGTTTAGTTCAGAAATGTCCAGTAAAAGATATAATAGCAATTTTGTTTAAAACTATTAAGCAGATGTCAAAAACTGTAATTACAATTATGTCTGTTATAGCAACTGCAAAAGTTATGGGATATTGTGGAATGATTCAAGTAATAGCTGATTTTATTGTCAATATAACAGGAAGTTTTTATCCGTTTGTAGCTCCATTTTTAGGATCAGTTGGAACATTTGTAACAGGAAGTGCAACTTCAAGTACTGTATTATTTACAAAACTTCAATGCACTGCAGCAGTGGTTCTCAATATGAGTCCTACTTGGTTGGTAGCATCAAATGTTGTAGGAAGTACAGCTGGTAAGATAATATCTCCTCAAAGTATAGCAGTAGCAACTGCAGCAGCAGGAATTGTAGGAAAAGAGAGTGAAATTCTTACTGGTGTTATAAAATATTATATAATTTTTATATTGATTTATGGACTTGTAACATATTTTGGTGTAGGTATATTTTAA
- a CDS encoding GntR family transcriptional regulator, with protein MQKKSYLKVSDYIGEKISNGELKLGDRLPPERELAKSLDISRNSIREGLRILENIGVVKSQHGAGNFISAEFEETIADVMSYMFILKGMDDKKITEFRYAIEWEAVNLITGKLSTKSKEELIYYLNKLEESECEKEAVIYDKKIHYLLVELTNNDYMKTSYQALTKIMNLYIPRLREKIILGMKGDKALSGAHRMIVEGVIEGNLKKSIEGLNHHFEYIMKYQDN; from the coding sequence ATGCAAAAAAAATCTTATTTAAAAGTTAGTGATTATATAGGTGAAAAGATTTCAAATGGAGAGTTGAAATTAGGGGATAGACTTCCCCCAGAGAGAGAACTTGCAAAAAGTCTGGACATAAGTAGAAATTCAATAAGAGAAGGATTGCGAATTTTAGAAAATATAGGTGTTGTAAAAAGTCAACATGGTGCTGGAAATTTCATATCAGCAGAATTTGAAGAAACTATAGCAGATGTGATGTCTTATATGTTTATACTAAAAGGTATGGATGATAAAAAAATAACAGAGTTTAGATATGCTATTGAATGGGAAGCTGTAAATCTTATTACAGGAAAGCTTTCCACAAAGAGTAAGGAGGAACTTATCTATTATTTGAATAAATTAGAGGAGTCAGAGTGTGAAAAAGAGGCAGTTATATATGATAAAAAAATTCACTATCTTTTAGTTGAATTAACGAATAATGATTATATGAAAACTAGTTATCAAGCTTTAACTAAGATTATGAATCTTTATATTCCACGTCTTCGTGAAAAAATTATTTTAGGAATGAAGGGAGATAAAGCCTTAAGTGGAGCACATAGGATGATAGTTGAAGGGGTAATAGAAGGGAATTTGAAAAAGAGTATAGAAGGATTAAATCACCATTTTGAATATATAATGAAATACCAAGATAATTAA
- a CDS encoding FGGY family carbohydrate kinase, with translation MNKYYIGFDAGTQSVKVAIYSLNMECISECSYPTTIHSPQAGWVEMDIEEYFELTLKGIKECVKDFKNKGLDCKNIRGIFGDGIICGIAGIGKNGKPITPYINYLDSRCQSDVEELSHKNLDIWAKETGNSQPNCMFPAMIARWLIKNTHFSQDGAKFMHNAPYILMNLAGLSIENAFIDWGTMSGWGLGYDIYKKTWSDAQLKILEINNKYLPKIVKPWDIIGYLSEKSAQITGLPTGIPVCAGAGDTMQSMLGCGLLESNMAADVAGTCAMFCVSTNGINEELSRPETGLIFNSGSLENTYFYWGFIRTGGLALRWFKDNICNEIDNNSYFDTLSKRAEKIPVGSKGVLFLPYLTKGVGELSQASGAFLNLGLDSDQAILWRSVLEAIGYDYIGITDIYKKGGANISEITITEGGSKSRLWNQIKADMLNTKTKTLKKAGGAIMMNILTVAYALGDISDLKQEISKFLEIDQEFLPNEKNSQYYREVFNLRKKLLNEDMSNVFKTLNMIK, from the coding sequence ATGAATAAGTATTATATTGGATTTGATGCTGGAACTCAAAGTGTAAAAGTTGCTATCTACTCTTTAAATATGGAGTGTATATCTGAATGCTCCTATCCTACAACAATTCATTCTCCTCAAGCTGGATGGGTAGAAATGGATATTGAAGAGTATTTTGAACTTACTTTGAAGGGTATAAAAGAGTGTGTTAAAGATTTTAAAAATAAAGGATTAGATTGTAAAAATATACGTGGAATTTTTGGTGATGGAATCATCTGTGGAATTGCAGGAATTGGAAAAAATGGAAAACCTATTACTCCATACATCAACTATCTTGACTCTCGTTGTCAGTCTGATGTAGAAGAACTATCTCATAAGAATTTAGATATTTGGGCAAAGGAAACAGGAAATTCACAACCAAATTGTATGTTTCCAGCTATGATAGCTAGGTGGCTTATAAAAAATACACACTTCTCACAAGATGGAGCTAAATTTATGCATAATGCACCATACATACTTATGAATTTGGCTGGACTTTCTATTGAAAATGCTTTTATTGACTGGGGAACTATGTCAGGTTGGGGATTAGGATATGATATCTATAAAAAAACTTGGTCTGATGCTCAACTAAAAATCTTAGAGATCAACAATAAATATCTACCTAAAATTGTTAAACCTTGGGATATCATTGGATATCTTTCTGAAAAATCAGCTCAAATAACCGGACTTCCTACAGGTATTCCTGTCTGTGCTGGAGCTGGAGATACTATGCAATCTATGCTTGGTTGTGGTCTTTTAGAATCAAATATGGCTGCTGATGTAGCTGGAACTTGTGCAATGTTTTGTGTGTCTACTAATGGAATAAATGAAGAGTTGAGCCGTCCCGAAACTGGTTTAATTTTTAATAGTGGTAGTCTTGAAAATACATATTTTTATTGGGGATTTATAAGAACTGGTGGACTTGCTCTCAGATGGTTTAAAGATAATATTTGTAATGAGATAGATAACAATTCATATTTTGATACTCTATCTAAAAGAGCAGAAAAAATTCCTGTTGGCTCTAAAGGAGTTTTATTTCTTCCATATTTAACTAAGGGAGTTGGAGAGCTTTCTCAAGCTAGTGGAGCTTTTTTAAATCTTGGACTAGATAGTGATCAAGCTATCTTATGGCGTTCTGTTTTAGAGGCTATTGGCTATGACTATATTGGAATAACTGATATCTATAAAAAAGGTGGGGCAAATATAAGTGAGATCACTATTACTGAGGGTGGAAGTAAAAGTAGATTATGGAATCAAATAAAAGCTGATATGTTAAATACAAAAACAAAAACATTAAAAAAAGCTGGTGGGGCTATAATGATGAATATTCTTACAGTTGCCTATGCTCTTGGAGATATCTCTGACTTAAAGCAAGAGATCTCTAAATTTTTAGAGATAGATCAAGAATTCTTACCAAATGAAAAAAATTCTCAATATTATAGAGAGGTATTCAACCTTAGAAAAAAACTTTTAAATGAAGATATGTCAAATGTTTTTAAAACATTGAATATGATAAAATAA
- the mgtA gene encoding magnesium-translocating P-type ATPase translates to MKKNIKTNFNLKNEESKKIREFSQMRVEENLKLLNTSFEGLKKENIESMQELFGKNIITHGKKKSLTSKIVEAFINPFTAVLFCLAIVSFFTDMFIPWYYNDMDEFSPITVIIITTMVTISGILRFIQEEKSNNAAESLASMITTTTSVKRFEQTREELPLEEVVVGDIVYLAAGDIIPADIRIIECKDFFISQASLTGESEPVEKTIISTKNDNLAITELNNIVFMGSNVVSGSGIGVVIATGDSTLFGSISKSITTSVAVESAFEKGINSVSWLLIRFMLVMVPIVFFINGFTKGNWIQALLFAISIAVGLTPEMLPMIVTTCLAKGAVSMAKKKTIVKNLNSIQNFGSMDILCTDKTGTITLDKVVLEYHMDIHGKEDNRILHYAFLNSWFQTGLKNLLDLSIIEKTEEEGEKDDSLKNLNKIYTKIDEIPFDFSRRRMTVVVKDQLDKRLMITKGAVEEMLSICKYIEYNNEIVLLTDEIKKEILERIDSFNEDGLRVIALAYKENPSSIETFGVSDEKDMILMGYLAFLDPPKPTTAKAIATLKEYGVRTKVLTGDNDKVTKSICKKVGLNNSTILLGSDIDRLNDIELAQLVETTDIFAKLSPLQKTRIVEILKKNNHTVGFLGDGINDASAMKTADIGISVDTAVDIAKESADIILLEKDLMVLEKGIIEGRKTYANMIKYIKMTASSNFGNMFSVLIASAFLPFLPMMSIHLILLNLIYDLSCTAIPWDNVDTEFLKIPRKWESSSIGKFMIWIGPVSSIFDITTYILMYFIICPLVVSNGTLYNSIPLNNEILRESYEAVFQTGWFIESMWTQTLVIHMIRTPKISFVQSIASLPVMILTVIGILCVSIIPYTKLGNYLGLTPLPFIFWIGLILTAILYMLVITFVKRKYTTKYGELL, encoded by the coding sequence ATGAAAAAAAATATTAAAACAAATTTCAATTTAAAAAATGAAGAGAGTAAAAAAATAAGAGAGTTTTCTCAAATGAGAGTAGAGGAGAATTTAAAACTTCTCAATACATCTTTTGAAGGACTAAAAAAAGAGAATATAGAAAGTATGCAGGAACTATTTGGAAAAAATATAATTACTCATGGTAAGAAAAAATCTCTTACTTCAAAGATAGTTGAGGCGTTTATCAATCCATTTACTGCTGTACTTTTCTGTTTAGCCATAGTATCTTTCTTTACTGATATGTTTATTCCTTGGTACTATAATGATATGGACGAATTCTCTCCTATCACTGTGATTATAATTACTACTATGGTTACCATATCTGGAATATTACGTTTTATTCAAGAGGAAAAGAGTAATAATGCTGCTGAAAGCTTAGCTTCAATGATTACTACTACAACCTCTGTTAAAAGATTTGAACAAACTAGAGAAGAGTTACCTCTTGAAGAGGTAGTTGTTGGTGATATAGTCTATTTAGCTGCTGGAGATATTATTCCTGCTGATATTCGTATAATTGAATGTAAGGATTTTTTTATCAGCCAAGCTTCATTAACTGGAGAAAGTGAACCTGTTGAAAAAACTATTATCTCAACTAAAAATGATAACTTAGCTATTACAGAATTAAATAATATAGTTTTTATGGGAAGTAATGTTGTTAGCGGTTCTGGAATTGGAGTTGTTATAGCTACTGGTGATTCTACTCTATTTGGTTCTATTTCAAAATCAATTACTACTAGTGTTGCTGTAGAATCTGCTTTTGAAAAGGGTATAAACTCTGTTTCTTGGTTACTTATTCGTTTTATGTTAGTAATGGTTCCAATTGTTTTTTTTATCAATGGATTTACAAAGGGAAATTGGATACAAGCACTTCTTTTTGCTATTTCAATTGCTGTTGGTCTGACTCCAGAGATGCTTCCTATGATTGTCACTACTTGTTTAGCCAAAGGGGCTGTATCTATGGCTAAGAAAAAAACAATTGTAAAAAATTTAAATTCTATTCAAAATTTTGGATCTATGGATATATTGTGTACAGATAAAACTGGTACCATCACTTTGGATAAGGTTGTTTTAGAGTACCATATGGATATACATGGTAAAGAGGATAATCGTATATTACACTATGCTTTTTTAAATAGCTGGTTCCAAACTGGATTAAAAAATCTTTTGGATCTTTCCATCATTGAGAAAACAGAGGAAGAAGGAGAAAAGGATGACTCTTTAAAAAATTTGAATAAGATATATACAAAAATTGATGAGATTCCCTTTGATTTTTCAAGACGTCGTATGACTGTTGTGGTAAAAGATCAATTAGATAAAAGATTGATGATAACTAAAGGTGCTGTTGAAGAGATGTTATCAATCTGCAAATATATTGAATATAATAATGAGATAGTCTTACTTACAGATGAAATAAAAAAAGAGATCTTAGAAAGAATAGATTCTTTTAATGAAGATGGACTTCGTGTAATCGCTCTTGCCTATAAGGAAAATCCCTCTTCTATAGAAACTTTTGGTGTTAGCGATGAAAAAGATATGATCCTTATGGGATACTTGGCTTTTCTTGATCCACCTAAACCAACTACTGCTAAAGCCATTGCCACTCTTAAAGAGTATGGTGTAAGAACAAAAGTCTTAACTGGTGATAATGATAAAGTTACCAAAAGTATTTGTAAAAAAGTAGGACTTAATAATAGTACAATTCTTTTGGGTAGTGATATTGATAGATTAAATGATATTGAACTTGCACAACTTGTTGAAACTACTGATATTTTTGCAAAACTTTCTCCATTACAAAAAACTAGAATTGTAGAGATTTTAAAGAAAAATAACCATACTGTAGGATTTTTAGGTGATGGTATCAACGACGCCTCTGCTATGAAAACAGCTGATATTGGTATCTCTGTAGATACTGCTGTTGATATAGCCAAAGAATCTGCCGATATCATTCTTTTAGAAAAGGATCTAATGGTATTAGAAAAAGGAATTATTGAAGGACGTAAAACATATGCCAATATGATAAAATATATTAAAATGACTGCATCATCTAATTTTGGAAATATGTTTTCTGTTCTTATTGCTAGTGCCTTTCTTCCATTTTTACCTATGATGAGCATACACCTTATTTTACTTAACTTAATTTATGATCTTTCTTGTACAGCTATCCCTTGGGATAATGTGGATACTGAATTTTTAAAAATTCCAAGAAAGTGGGAATCTTCATCAATAGGTAAATTTATGATTTGGATTGGTCCTGTTAGCTCTATCTTTGACATTACAACATATATTTTAATGTATTTTATTATCTGTCCTCTTGTTGTTTCAAATGGTACACTTTATAACTCTATCCCTTTAAACAACGAGATTTTAAGAGAAAGCTATGAAGCTGTATTTCAAACTGGTTGGTTTATCGAATCTATGTGGACACAGACATTAGTTATTCATATGATCAGAACACCTAAAATATCATTTGTTCAGAGTATTGCTTCACTTCCTGTGATGATTTTAACTGTAATTGGAATCCTTTGTGTTTCAATTATCCCCTACACAAAACTTGGTAACTATCTTGGTTTAACTCCACTACCATTTATATTCTGGATTGGATTAATATTAACAGCTATACTATATATGTTAGTTATTACTTTTGTAAAGAGAAAATACACTACAAAATATGGAGAATTACTCTAG